TCGATGCTGGTCTTCTCGCCCCGGTAGATCGCCGCGCCGTCCTGGGCCACCATCTCCACGAGCACCGCACACTTGACTCGCATCGGGCTGATGTCCACACCCAGGAGGTCGATCACGTCGTCGCGGTCCAGCTCGTCGAGCTCGTCGAGGGTCATCCCTTGGAGTTCGCTCGTGAGCATGCTCGCGCTGGCCTGGCTGATCGCACAGCCGTCCCCGCGGAACGCCGCCCGCTCGATGGTCTCGCCGTCGTCGTCGAGCTCGATGTCCACCGCGATCTCGTCGCCACACATCGGGTTCTCGCCGATGTGTGAGAAGGTGGGCTCGTCGAGCTCGCCGTAGTTCCGCGGGTTCTTGTAGTGATCGAGTATCTGCTGACGATACATGTCCGAACCCATGCTCATAGTGAACCCGAGTAGGCCTGTCCGACGCAAAAGGATTCCGGGGGTTCAGCCGAACAGCTGCCGCGCGTCGTCGATGGCCTCGATGAGTTCGTCGACCTCTTCCTCCGTGTTGTAGAGGTAGAACGATGCGCGGGCCGAGGCCGCCGTCCCGAGCACGTCGTGGAGCGGCTGGGTGCAGTGGTCGCCCGGTCGGATGGCGACGGCGTGGTCGTTCATGATGCTCGCGAGGTCGTGGGCGTGGACCCCCTCCAGATTGAACGAGACGAGGCCGGCGCGTTCGTCCGCCGGCGGCCCGTAGACCTCGATGTCGTCGAACTCGTCCATCCGGTCCATCGCGTACTCCACGAGCTCGCGTTCGTGGCGCTCGATCCGTTCGAGACCCACGTCGTCGAGGTAGTCGGCGGCCTCGGCGAACCCGATGGCCTCCGCGATGGGCGGCGTGCCCGCCTCGAACTTCTCGGGCACCTCGGCCCACGTCGTCCGGTCGAAGGCGACCTTCCGCACCATTCCACCGCCGTACATGAACGGCTCCATCGCCGCCAGCAGGTCCTCCTTCCCGTACAGACCGCCGATACCCGTCGGCCCGCACATCTTGTGCCCCGAGAAGGCGTAGAAGTCCACGTCGAGCGCCTCGACGTCGACCCGCTGGTGTGGCACGGCCTGCGCGCCGTCGACGAAGATGAAACTACCGTGGTCGTGGGCGACCTCGGCGAGGTCGGCGATGGGGTTGATCGTCCCGAGGGTGTTCGAGACGTGCGTCACCGAGACCATCTCGGTGTCGTCGGTGATCAGCTCCTTCGCGTGGTCCATGTCGAGCCGACCCGCGTCGTCGATACCGATGAACTTCACGTCGGCTCCGGTGCGCTCGGCGATCTGTTGCCAGGTCACCAGCGCGGAGTGGTGTTCCATCTCCGAGAGCACTACCTCGTCGCCGGGGCCGAGCTCCCGGAGGCCCCACGCGAAGGCCACGAGGTTCAACCCCTCGGTGGTGTTCTTCGTGAAGACCATCTCCGAGCGCCCGCCCGAGGCCCCGACGAACTCGGCGAGCCGGTCGTGGGCCTCCTCGTAGGCCACCGAGGACTCCTGACTCAAGTGATGGATCCCGCGGTGGACGTTGGCGTTCGTCCCCCGGTAGTAGTCGCTCATCGCGTCGACCACCCGGTCGGGGGTCTGGCTCGTGGCGGCGTTGTCGAGGTAGACCACGCGCTGGCCGTCGCCGACCTCGCGTTCGAGGATCGGGAACTCGCTTCGAAGCCGTTCGACGTCGAGCGGTTCCTCGGTTTGCGTACTCATTGGCCTCGTTACGCTCCCGAGGCGGAACATTCCTTCGGTCGGTTCGACGTGCTCAGAGCACCCGTCGGGACATCACGACGAGCCCGACCACGAGCAGTCCGATCCCCCAGTAGAGCGAATCGTAGGGGGCGACCTTGAGCAACAGCGTGACGATACCCGAGGTGAACAGCGACCAGCCGATGGTCGTCGAGTAGCTCATGTCCGTACACACGCCGGTCGACGGATAAGGGCTGAGCCGGCATTCACAAGCGCTCGCGACACGGAACCACCGCTCGGCGAACGGCCGGAATCCCTTTTCGGCGTCGCCTCGAAACCGAGGGTATGCAGACGTGGGTCGCGCTCGTCGAAGCGGTCGACGCGGAGTTCCAGAACCTCCAGGAGCTCGCCTCGCTCTGGGGTGACATCAGTCTCGAACTGGAGGACGTCGACGCCGAACTCGCGGACACCTACGCCCTCCTCGGGCGCTACGACTTCCTCGTGGTCTTCGAGGTCTCGACGGCCGCCGCCCGCCACGGGCTCGACATGGACACGATGGAGGGCGTTCCGATAGAGGAGTTCGGTGCGCTCGTCGGCGAGTAGCTACCCGAGCCGCAACAGCTGGGCGTGGGCCGTCCCGCCGAGGTCGAGGACGTTCCCCTCCTCGACGAACCCGTGCTCGACCGCGAGGTCCACCGATTCGGCACCCACGATGTTCGCCACGCGGGCACGCGCGAGACTCGCCACCACCCGGTCCTCGTCGGCGGGCTCGCCGTCGTAGAACTCCTCGGTGACCTCGAACGGCACGCCGTCGTTGTCGAAGGTCTCGCCGAGGACGGCCTCGTCACACACCGAGACGAGACGCCCCTCAGGCGTTTCGCGCTCGTTGACGATCACGGACGAGTTCCTCCTCGGCCTGTTCGCGAAGCTCGCGGGCCTCCTCGGCCACCTCCTCCGCGCGGTCGTCCTGACCGGTCTCCTCCAAAGCACGCGCCTTCTCCTCAAGCACCTCGGCGTTTCGGAAACCCAGCCGGAGCGCGTTGTCGAAGTTGTTGAGTGCCTCCTCGGCGAGCCCGCGTTCGAGCAGGAAGAAGCCCCGGTTGTACCAGCCCTGAGCGAAGCGGTGGTCGCGCTCGACCGCCCGCTCGGCGTGGTCGAGCGCCTGTTCCGTCTGGCCGCTCTCCCAGAGCGCGTAGGCCAGGTTGGTCTCGGCGCTCGCGGCGTGCTCGGAGTCGGCGTCGAGCGAGAGCGCCTCCTGGTAAGCCCCGATGGCGGCGTCGTACTCCTCCAGCTCGGCGTGGGCCGCGCCCTTGTTGACCCACGCCTCCTGTTCGAGGTGGTCGTCCTCGGCGAACCGTGCGGCACGCTCGAAAGTCTCGGTGGCCTGTTCGTACCGGTTGATCTCGATGTAGCTCAGGCCGACGTCGATGAGTTCCTCGACGTCGACGTCGCCAGCGATCTGGCGCTCGTCGAGCAGGTCCGAGAGCACGCGCGAGTCCACCGGGTCGACCTCGCTCGGGTCGACCGCGAGTTCGGGCGGGTCGAGGTCGAACCCCTCGGGGTCGGAAAAGCCCTCACCCTCCGAGAACGGGTGCGAACCACCCTCTCGTTCGTCGTCAGGGTCAGTCATGGCCTGGCCTACGGGACGACCCCGATTAAGGCCTACGGCCTGTTACGCACTCCATGCGACTGTTCGTCAGCGTCGGTCTCGACGGCCTCGAGGAGGCGATCGCCACCGTACAGGACCCCCTCACGGACGCGGGCGGGATCCGCCTCACGGACCCCGACCACGTTCACGTCACGCTGAAGTTCCTCGGCGAGATCGACGGATCGCGCGTTTCGGACCTCGTCGACGCCCTCGAAACCGCGGTCGGGGAGAGCGACGTCGACCCGTTCACGACCGAGTTCGGCGGGCTCGGCGCGTTCCCGAGCGCCGAGTACATCCGGGTGGTCTGGGTCGGCGTCCGCACGGGTGGCGACGACCTCACACAGCTCCACGAGGCCATCGAACGGAAGACGGTCGACCTGGGATTCGACCCCGCCGACCACGCGTTCACGCCGCACGCGACGATAGCTCGAATGGACCACGCCGGCGGGAAGGAACGGGTGCAGCGCGCGCTCCGCGAGACCGACCCGACCGTCGGGACCCGCGAGGTCGATTCCATCCGTCTTACCGAGAGCGTGCTCACCGACGACGGTCCCGAGTACACCACCGTCGAGCGGTTCGAGCTGTAGTCGCGAGCGCTCGGGGTCGGTGGTCTCGAAACCGGGCATCGCATCGAGTTCGATATGCGTGACAGTACGCGGGGTTAAGTCGAAGACCGCGCGAGCGACCTTTCGGCCGAGTCGGTTCAATTTATCCCCGTCGATGTCGTCCTCGCTAATGTAGTAGCCTCGGAGTGGCGGAAGGCCTGGATCAACCTCGCGGAGCCACGGCTCCGTGTGGTCACTTTCGAAGAAACACCACGGGAACATCTCGATCGACGCGATCGCGTTCTCGGCCTGTGACTTACTGTTGTACGTGTCGCGCTCGACGCCGTTCTCGTGATCGACGACCCACTCGTGGCCCCGGAGATACCGTTCAGCAGGAACCGGCCACTCCACTTTGTGGTCCGGGTGGCTGTGTTCGGCGGGTTCGAAGTCGTACGCAGCGCTGCTGTGGGGTTCGAATACCCAGGCCGTATCGCACGCCATACACTCGACGATCAGCGCATCGTCGTCGACATCGAGGTCGTCGAGGGAACGAACCATACCCCCACGTCGCATCGGTCCGCCATCCGCTTTGTGTTGGTTCTGGAGGTGTGTTGGGCGGATCACTACGTTCATACGCTGTTCGAACGGATCCGGACGAATGCAGACGTCCCCCAACTCGATCGAACGCCGGCTCGCGACGACCGGCGGGGGGCTCCGCGGCGACGGCCGCGGCTGGACGCTCATCGTGGTCGCCGCCGGCTGGTTTCTCATCCTCGGCGGCCGGTATCTCTTCCCCGAGATCCTCCCCCACATCCGCGCGTACTTCGCCGTCAGCAATGCCACGGCGGGGCTCGCGATCACGGTCGTCTGGGCGGCCTACGCGCTGATGCAGTTCCCCGCCGGGGCCGCGGCGGACCACCTCGGCGAGCGCACGCTGCTCGTGACCTGCCTCGTGGTCTCGGCCGGCGCGGTCGTCGCGGTGAGCCTCGCGCCCACCTTCGGGCTGTTCGTCGTCGGCTGTGCGCTGTTCGGTCTCGGGACGGGGCTCTACGGCCCGGCACGCGGGATGGTTCTCTCGGACGTCTTCGGCGACCGCGACGGCACCGCCATCGGTGCGACGCTCGCCGCCGGGAGCGTCGGGTCGGCGGCGATCCCGCTCGTCGCGAACACGCTGGTCGGCCCGCTCTCGTGGCAGACCACCGTCGCGCTCCTCGCGGTACCCTTCCTCCTCGTCGCGGTCGGGATCTATCGAGCGGTGCCACAGCGCACCCCGACCGATCCCCCGCCGCGCCCGTCGGTCCGTGGGGTCGTCCGCTCGCTCTCTACCGCCGTCTCACGGCGCTCCGCGACCGCCGTCGTCGCCGCGACCCTCCTGCTGTTCGTCATGCAGGGACTCTCGTCGTTCCTCCCGACCTACCTGATCTCGGTGAAAGAGCTCTCGGGCGGGGCCGCGGCCGGCCTGTTCGCGCTCTTCTTCCTCTCCGGCGCGCTCACGCAGTCGATAGCCGGCAACGCCGCCGACCGCCTCGGCGACCGGACGGTACTGCTCGCGCTCGCGTCGTTCGGCGTGGTGCCGCTCGCCGTGCTCCCGTTCGTCGAGGGTCTCGTGCCGCTCGCCGTTGTCACGATACTCCTTGGAACGCGGCTCGGACTCGACCCGGTGAGCAACGCCTACATCATCGCCGTGATGCCGCCCGCGGTCCGCGGGATGGCGTGGGGCTTCTTCCGAACGCTCTTTTTCTTCCTCGCGGCGACCGGGTCGACAGTGGTTGGAGTGTTCTTCGACTACGGTCTCCGCGACGAGGTGTTCTTCGTTCTCGCTGGTATCACCGCGCTCGGGGCCGCCTGCTACGTCTACCTGCCAGCGCGGGATGCCGTCTAAGTGTCGACATCGGGTGAACCCACAAAAGAGCTACAAGTTAGTCGGCTGCAGGCCAGTCATGTGGCTGACCGCCGTGATAGTTTTTCTGCCGGGAACGCTCTGTATCGCTCGTTCGTACAGCGCGAGAACGGGGCGCAGAGCGTTTCTACGGATAACGGGAGTGCTGTTGCTTCTCGTCGGGGTGTTCGTCTACAGCGCGGTGGGTGCTCCTGGACCGACCACTCCGTCGGGAATGCCACATCCGTAGATCCGTCCACAAAGTACCGACGAAAACGGGATTAGACGCCGCGGCCCTGCAGCATCTCCTCTTCGGGGAGATCGGCGTTCGCGTCACCTTTCATCCCTTTCCCCGTACTGGTCGCGATCCGGGCGAGTTTCTCGGGGTCGTCCCAGGCGTTGGTGGCCTCGACGATGGCCTCACCCATCGCCTCGGGGTTCTCGGCCCCGAAGATGCCCGACCCGACGAAGATACCGTCGCAGTCGTGGTGCATCATCAGCGCGGCGTCGGCGGGGGTGGCGATGCCGCCGGCGGCGAAGTTCACCACGGGCAGGCGACCCGCTTCGGCGGTCTCGTGGACGAGGTCGGCGGGAGCTTCGATCTCGCGGGCGTAGGCCTCGCGCTCCTCGTGACTCATTCCTTCGAGCTTGCGGATCGCGCCCTTGATCGTCCGCTGGTGGTAGACGGCCTGGTTGACGTCGCCGGTGCCGGCCTCGCCCTTCGTCCGGATCATCGCTGCGCCCTCGCCGATTCTCCTGAGGGCCTCGCCGAGGTCGCGTGCACCGCAGACGAACGGCGCGGTGAAGTCGCGCTTGTCGATGTGGTAGTCGTCGTCGGCGGGCGTGAGGACCTCCGACTCGTCGATCATATCGACGCCGACCGCTTCGAGGATCTGGGCCTCCTTCGTGTGACCGATCCTGGATTTGCCCATCACCGGGATCGAGACCTCCTCGATGATCTCGGAGATGTCGGCGGGATCGGCCATCCGGGCGACGCCGCCGCGCTTTCGGATGTCGGCGGGGACGGCTTCGAGCGCCATCACGGCCACCGCGCCAGCGTCCTCGGCGATCCGTGCCTGTTCGGCGTTCACG
This is a stretch of genomic DNA from Halococcus salsus. It encodes these proteins:
- a CDS encoding aminotransferase class V-fold PLP-dependent enzyme, with amino-acid sequence MSTQTEEPLDVERLRSEFPILEREVGDGQRVVYLDNAATSQTPDRVVDAMSDYYRGTNANVHRGIHHLSQESSVAYEEAHDRLAEFVGASGGRSEMVFTKNTTEGLNLVAFAWGLRELGPGDEVVLSEMEHHSALVTWQQIAERTGADVKFIGIDDAGRLDMDHAKELITDDTEMVSVTHVSNTLGTINPIADLAEVAHDHGSFIFVDGAQAVPHQRVDVEALDVDFYAFSGHKMCGPTGIGGLYGKEDLLAAMEPFMYGGGMVRKVAFDRTTWAEVPEKFEAGTPPIAEAIGFAEAADYLDDVGLERIERHERELVEYAMDRMDEFDDIEVYGPPADERAGLVSFNLEGVHAHDLASIMNDHAVAIRPGDHCTQPLHDVLGTAASARASFYLYNTEEEVDELIEAIDDARQLFG
- a CDS encoding DUF424 domain-containing protein, producing the protein MIVNERETPEGRLVSVCDEAVLGETFDNDGVPFEVTEEFYDGEPADEDRVVASLARARVANIVGAESVDLAVEHGFVEEGNVLDLGGTAHAQLLRLG
- a CDS encoding MFS transporter codes for the protein MQTSPNSIERRLATTGGGLRGDGRGWTLIVVAAGWFLILGGRYLFPEILPHIRAYFAVSNATAGLAITVVWAAYALMQFPAGAAADHLGERTLLVTCLVVSAGAVVAVSLAPTFGLFVVGCALFGLGTGLYGPARGMVLSDVFGDRDGTAIGATLAAGSVGSAAIPLVANTLVGPLSWQTTVALLAVPFLLVAVGIYRAVPQRTPTDPPPRPSVRGVVRSLSTAVSRRSATAVVAATLLLFVMQGLSSFLPTYLISVKELSGGAAAGLFALFFLSGALTQSIAGNAADRLGDRTVLLALASFGVVPLAVLPFVEGLVPLAVVTILLGTRLGLDPVSNAYIIAVMPPAVRGMAWGFFRTLFFFLAATGSTVVGVFFDYGLRDEVFFVLAGITALGAACYVYLPARDAV
- a CDS encoding iron-sulfur cluster assembly scaffold protein, with translation MSMGSDMYRQQILDHYKNPRNYGELDEPTFSHIGENPMCGDEIAVDIELDDDGETIERAAFRGDGCAISQASASMLTSELQGMTLDELDELDRDDVIDLLGVDISPMRVKCAVLVEMVAQDGAAIYRGEKTSIEKTKTE
- the thpR gene encoding RNA 2',3'-cyclic phosphodiesterase, with the translated sequence MRLFVSVGLDGLEEAIATVQDPLTDAGGIRLTDPDHVHVTLKFLGEIDGSRVSDLVDALETAVGESDVDPFTTEFGGLGAFPSAEYIRVVWVGVRTGGDDLTQLHEAIERKTVDLGFDPADHAFTPHATIARMDHAGGKERVQRALRETDPTVGTREVDSIRLTESVLTDDGPEYTTVERFEL
- the pdxS gene encoding pyridoxal 5'-phosphate synthase lyase subunit PdxS gives rise to the protein MAEETDLEDLKRGTELVKRGFARMQQGGVIMDVVNAEQARIAEDAGAVAVMALEAVPADIRKRGGVARMADPADISEIIEEVSIPVMGKSRIGHTKEAQILEAVGVDMIDESEVLTPADDDYHIDKRDFTAPFVCGARDLGEALRRIGEGAAMIRTKGEAGTGDVNQAVYHQRTIKGAIRKLEGMSHEEREAYAREIEAPADLVHETAEAGRLPVVNFAAGGIATPADAALMMHHDCDGIFVGSGIFGAENPEAMGEAIVEATNAWDDPEKLARIATSTGKGMKGDANADLPEEEMLQGRGV
- a CDS encoding tetratricopeptide repeat protein, whose amino-acid sequence is MTDPDDEREGGSHPFSEGEGFSDPEGFDLDPPELAVDPSEVDPVDSRVLSDLLDERQIAGDVDVEELIDVGLSYIEINRYEQATETFERAARFAEDDHLEQEAWVNKGAAHAELEEYDAAIGAYQEALSLDADSEHAASAETNLAYALWESGQTEQALDHAERAVERDHRFAQGWYNRGFFLLERGLAEEALNNFDNALRLGFRNAEVLEEKARALEETGQDDRAEEVAEEARELREQAEEELVRDRQRARNA
- a CDS encoding GYD domain-containing protein, with product MQTWVALVEAVDAEFQNLQELASLWGDISLELEDVDAELADTYALLGRYDFLVVFEVSTAAARHGLDMDTMEGVPIEEFGALVGE